One region of Oceanipulchritudo coccoides genomic DNA includes:
- a CDS encoding tetratricopeptide repeat protein, translated as MEEEKAQALVDDATFDFTMGEHDAALEKLEKAVKLDPACFSAWHAMAEIYFDRDNLEKALEAGTIAVGLKEDDVHIHTTLSRIWMESGNKEEAEKHGARARVLGWKEQLKEDE; from the coding sequence ATGGAAGAGGAAAAGGCGCAAGCACTTGTGGACGATGCAACCTTTGATTTCACAATGGGTGAGCACGATGCAGCCCTGGAAAAGCTGGAAAAGGCGGTCAAGTTGGATCCGGCCTGCTTTTCCGCATGGCATGCCATGGCGGAGATCTACTTTGACCGGGATAACCTTGAAAAGGCCCTTGAGGCAGGAACGATCGCTGTTGGCCTGAAAGAGGACGATGTCCATATCCACACGACCCTTTCCCGCATATGGATGGAATCGGGCAATAAGGAAGAAGCTGAAAAACACGGGGCCCGGGCGCGTGTCCTCGGGTGGAAGGAACAACTGAAAGAGGACGAATGA
- the trpD gene encoding anthranilate phosphoribosyltransferase: MSQLSTITQHLRDGLDLNEADCAAAAQALTESGVEPAGKKAFLDALHAKGESVEEVTTFAKVFRKLAKDPQLSDIAPEAIDIVGTGGSGSRGYNISSVTAFIVAASGSKVLKHGNRAITSQSGSADFLSAWGIRMDTEPELLRNAIEELNFCFFFAPAFHPAFKEIMPVRKEMAAEGKRSIFNILGPLINPAKPAYQLLGVFSPSWVQPLAQALHNLGLKRGLTVCCQLPGGLNMDEFTTAGDNLISGFGSLESLQDSWNASSLGLPPTGMDQLRGGTAIENKAILEDILEGGGRSGLVDTLVLNAAAAFLILEKVDSLAEGQSLAREILLGGALRSWLDRAQAFYKATNPAE, translated from the coding sequence ATGTCTCAACTCTCTACAATAACGCAACACCTGCGCGATGGTCTGGACTTGAATGAGGCCGACTGTGCTGCCGCGGCGCAGGCCCTCACGGAATCAGGCGTCGAACCAGCCGGCAAGAAGGCCTTTCTTGATGCGCTCCATGCAAAGGGGGAATCCGTGGAGGAGGTGACCACCTTCGCCAAGGTCTTCCGCAAACTGGCCAAAGATCCGCAGTTGTCGGATATTGCCCCGGAGGCCATCGACATTGTCGGAACCGGCGGTAGCGGCTCGAGAGGCTATAACATCTCCTCGGTGACAGCGTTTATCGTGGCTGCCTCGGGGTCAAAGGTCCTCAAGCACGGGAACCGGGCCATCACTTCGCAGAGCGGCTCAGCGGACTTTCTTTCGGCGTGGGGAATCCGCATGGATACCGAACCCGAACTTTTGAGGAATGCCATCGAGGAATTGAATTTCTGCTTTTTCTTCGCACCGGCCTTTCATCCGGCCTTCAAGGAGATCATGCCGGTCCGAAAAGAAATGGCAGCCGAGGGGAAGCGCTCAATTTTCAATATTCTTGGCCCCCTCATCAATCCGGCCAAGCCGGCTTACCAGCTGCTTGGTGTATTTTCGCCATCATGGGTTCAGCCACTGGCCCAAGCCTTGCACAATCTCGGCCTGAAGCGCGGCTTGACGGTTTGCTGCCAGTTGCCCGGAGGGCTCAATATGGATGAATTTACCACAGCCGGGGATAATCTTATCTCCGGGTTTGGGTCGCTGGAATCCCTGCAGGACAGCTGGAATGCCTCCAGCCTCGGATTACCACCGACTGGCATGGACCAACTCCGCGGCGGCACAGCCATCGAGAACAAGGCCATTCTTGAGGACATCCTCGAGGGAGGTGGCCGATCCGGGCTGGTCGACACCTTGGTGCTGAATGCGGCGGCAGCCTTTCTGATTCTGGAAAAAGTGGATTCACTCGCTGAAGGACAGTCCCTCGCAAGGGAAATCCTGCTCGGAGGTGCCCTGCGCTCATGGCTGGACAGGGCACAAGCCTTCTACAAGGCGACCAATCCGGCAGAATGA
- a CDS encoding ABC transporter substrate-binding protein: MRGLPFISLIAGSCLLLSFSGCARERLVEKAARDGLLLIGNGPEPQALDPHVTTGLPELAIQMALYEGLVSPHPESLEPLPAVAESWNQADDGMTVTFTLRKNAKWSDGKPVRAGDFVAAWERALNPTQGTPYAQMLYVIGGAEAYNRSETTDFSEVGVEAVSETQLEVRLSRPVPYFLSLLMHPVWYPIPSHLDTDDDASNRVGAWASAEGFVGNGPFILKEWLPAQYVEVERNPLYWDSTTVSLNGIRYYSIDEPGAEERAFQSGQLHVTDALPPARVPAYQREQSQVLRIDPILGTYYILPNVREGVLSDSRVRKALSLSINRKAISEKLLGAGQLPAYGFVPPNMPGYEATFTDEYDPARARQILAEAGYPGGEGFPALEYLLNSSESHRKIAEALQAMWQKQLGIEVQLVNQEWRTYLQRRASADFELARASWMGDYAEPSTFLDLWTADSGNNWAGWVNAEYDARMESAHESTDPASRMQLYADAEQVLLREQAIIPLYHYVTVYLKDPSLKGWSSNILDWHPVKYLSLEKAAQ; encoded by the coding sequence GTGAGAGGTCTGCCCTTTATCTCGCTGATCGCGGGAAGCTGCCTGCTTCTGTCTTTCAGTGGATGCGCCCGTGAGAGACTGGTCGAGAAGGCTGCCAGGGACGGATTGCTGTTGATCGGAAACGGGCCCGAACCGCAGGCCCTTGATCCACATGTGACAACGGGCCTGCCCGAGCTTGCGATCCAGATGGCACTCTATGAAGGGCTAGTCTCCCCGCATCCGGAAAGCCTTGAGCCATTGCCTGCCGTTGCGGAGTCGTGGAACCAGGCTGATGATGGAATGACGGTGACTTTCACCTTACGCAAGAATGCAAAATGGTCGGATGGCAAACCAGTCAGGGCAGGGGACTTTGTTGCCGCATGGGAGCGCGCCCTGAATCCCACCCAGGGAACTCCGTACGCCCAGATGCTGTACGTTATTGGTGGAGCGGAGGCCTACAACCGCTCGGAGACAACCGACTTTTCAGAGGTTGGTGTTGAGGCCGTCTCCGAAACACAGCTGGAAGTCCGCCTTTCCCGGCCTGTGCCCTATTTCCTATCGTTGCTGATGCATCCCGTCTGGTATCCGATTCCATCGCATTTGGATACGGATGATGATGCTTCCAATCGAGTCGGAGCCTGGGCCAGCGCGGAGGGGTTTGTCGGGAACGGTCCCTTCATCCTGAAGGAATGGCTTCCCGCCCAATATGTCGAGGTTGAGCGCAACCCATTGTATTGGGATTCCACTACAGTTTCCCTGAATGGAATCCGCTATTATTCAATTGATGAGCCCGGCGCGGAGGAACGGGCATTCCAATCGGGCCAGCTGCATGTGACGGATGCCTTGCCGCCGGCACGAGTGCCAGCTTACCAGCGCGAACAATCCCAGGTTCTCCGGATTGATCCGATTCTCGGGACCTATTACATCCTTCCCAATGTCCGTGAAGGCGTCTTGTCGGATTCCCGCGTTCGGAAAGCCTTGTCGCTTTCCATAAACCGGAAGGCAATCTCTGAAAAACTGCTTGGCGCTGGACAACTACCGGCCTACGGGTTCGTTCCGCCCAACATGCCCGGTTACGAAGCCACCTTTACGGATGAGTATGATCCGGCGAGGGCCCGCCAGATTCTGGCCGAAGCGGGTTATCCCGGTGGCGAAGGCTTTCCTGCCTTGGAGTATCTGCTCAATAGTTCGGAAAGCCACCGGAAGATTGCTGAAGCTCTTCAAGCCATGTGGCAGAAGCAACTCGGCATAGAGGTCCAGCTCGTTAACCAGGAATGGCGGACCTATCTGCAACGGCGGGCAAGCGCGGATTTTGAACTGGCCCGGGCCTCATGGATGGGCGATTACGCGGAGCCCTCAACCTTTCTTGATCTTTGGACGGCTGATAGCGGCAACAATTGGGCGGGCTGGGTGAATGCGGAGTACGATGCCCGTATGGAATCAGCGCATGAATCGACCGATCCGGCTAGTCGGATGCAGCTCTACGCCGATGCCGAGCAAGTTCTTTTACGCGAACAGGCAATAATTCCCCTGTACCATTACGTGACGGTTTATCTCAAGGATCCCTCGCTAAAGGGGTGGAGCAGCAATATTCTCGATTGGCACCCGGTGAAATATCTTTCCCTTGAGAAAGCGGCACAGTGA
- a CDS encoding inositol monophosphatase family protein, whose translation MKDEKAIIPFLKLLAEESAKVINPLFANPGLKVELKDDDTPVTYADKKAEEVMRERIAREFPDHGIIGEEFGSDNADAEYTWILDPIDGTRSFAAGSPHFGTLICLQKNNLPIWGAIHLPAIGQLFIGDNEICLRNDHPTTLREPPPLKDCFLLTTDPKAPEVHQDGTGWKALLEATGQYRSWGDCFGYTLLASGGVDIMTDPILNLWDLAALIPVLRGAGAITTSWKGDDPFKAESLVACHPKIHADVIRLLNP comes from the coding sequence ATGAAGGACGAAAAAGCCATCATCCCCTTCCTGAAATTACTCGCCGAGGAAAGCGCCAAAGTGATCAATCCGCTCTTTGCAAACCCCGGTTTGAAAGTTGAGCTCAAGGATGACGATACACCGGTCACTTACGCCGACAAGAAGGCCGAGGAAGTCATGCGCGAACGGATTGCCCGGGAGTTTCCGGATCATGGGATTATCGGGGAGGAATTCGGATCGGATAATGCCGATGCGGAATACACTTGGATTCTCGATCCAATTGACGGCACCCGTTCCTTCGCCGCCGGCTCACCCCACTTTGGCACCTTGATCTGCCTGCAGAAAAACAATCTTCCTATCTGGGGTGCCATTCATCTTCCGGCGATCGGGCAGCTCTTCATTGGCGACAACGAGATATGCCTGCGTAATGATCATCCCACTACACTTCGCGAACCACCGCCCCTTAAGGATTGCTTTCTCCTCACAACCGACCCCAAGGCTCCGGAAGTTCATCAGGACGGCACCGGATGGAAGGCCCTTCTTGAGGCGACTGGACAATATCGCAGCTGGGGCGATTGCTTCGGATATACCCTGCTCGCCTCAGGCGGTGTGGATATCATGACGGATCCCATTCTCAATTTGTGGGACCTTGCCGCCTTGATTCCCGTCCTCAGGGGAGCCGGCGCCATTACTACAAGCTGGAAGGGCGATGATCCGTTCAAGGCGGAGAGCCTTGTCGCCTGCCATCCAAAGATTCATGCGGACGTGATTCGCCTCTTGAATCCGTAA
- a CDS encoding acetyl-CoA carboxylase carboxyltransferase subunit alpha — protein sequence MDKAEFTLEFEKPLRDLQLRLEELLAASKEQNFDVSTEAEAIRTRLEETKRDIYTHLTPWQRVQLARHPKRPYSLDYIGRIFTGFQELHGDRNYGDDQALIGGTAFFNGKPVMIIAQQKGRDVKENLRRNFGMPHPEGYRKALRLMQLAESFKMPVITFIDTKAAYAGVGSEERHVSEAIARNLREMSVLKVPVIGIIIGEGGSGGALGIAVVDKLLVQQHAYYSVIPPEGCAAILWRDRKFSETAANALKLGAKELMEQGIADEVIEEPLGGAHRDPDVASDAIREALERNLKELEKLSLTKLLEARYQKYRNMGDFIDPQA from the coding sequence ATGGATAAGGCTGAATTTACTCTCGAGTTTGAAAAACCGCTTCGCGATCTCCAGTTACGGCTGGAGGAGCTGTTGGCGGCTTCCAAGGAACAGAATTTTGATGTCTCGACCGAGGCAGAGGCCATCCGAACACGCCTTGAGGAAACAAAACGGGACATTTATACGCATCTTACCCCATGGCAGCGGGTCCAGCTGGCCCGCCACCCGAAGCGCCCTTATTCCCTCGATTACATCGGCCGAATCTTTACAGGGTTCCAGGAATTGCACGGGGACCGCAATTACGGCGACGATCAGGCCCTGATCGGCGGAACCGCCTTTTTCAATGGCAAACCTGTCATGATCATCGCCCAGCAGAAGGGTCGTGACGTAAAGGAAAACCTTCGTCGCAATTTCGGCATGCCTCACCCCGAGGGATACCGCAAGGCCCTTCGCCTGATGCAGTTGGCCGAATCCTTCAAGATGCCTGTCATCACCTTTATTGATACCAAGGCGGCCTACGCCGGTGTCGGTTCGGAGGAGCGTCACGTTTCGGAGGCGATTGCACGGAATTTGCGTGAAATGTCTGTCCTCAAGGTACCGGTCATTGGAATTATCATTGGCGAAGGCGGCAGTGGCGGTGCTCTCGGAATTGCCGTCGTGGACAAGCTCCTTGTGCAACAGCATGCCTATTATTCTGTGATTCCGCCTGAAGGCTGCGCGGCCATTCTCTGGAGGGACCGTAAGTTTTCCGAAACAGCGGCCAATGCTCTCAAACTTGGCGCCAAGGAATTGATGGAACAAGGCATTGCCGACGAAGTGATCGAGGAACCCCTGGGCGGCGCCCATCGCGATCCTGATGTGGCTTCCGATGCCATTCGCGAGGCCTTGGAACGCAACTTGAAGGAACTGGAAAAGCTCTCCCTGACCAAGCTTCTGGAGGCCCGTTACCAGAAATACCGCAATATGGGCGATTTCATCGACCCGCAGGCCTGA
- the glmM gene encoding phosphoglucosamine mutase: MKYFGTDGIRDRVTGPLLDQKFVFRLGRAVGRWMRQSPASASYHVAIGRDTRSSGGYLFLSLARGLDAEKIKIFDAGVCPTPAVATTVRDLNLNMGIVITASHNPATDNGIKLFGPSGFKLREEQEEEIEAILDSIPEASSEDFEFTPAVRYYEARRHYLDHYEDILPDGALMGIRIVLDCSNGATYRTSGELLGRFGAQVIPFGCEPTGDNINADVGSENPQVISKATVELNAHLGISHDGDGDRVILCDHLGRVIDGDAVLAILGNGWAARNELPGMAVVATIMSNLGLDKCLADAGVRLERVGVGDRQVFYAMQKAGYVLGGEASGHFIAMNHLPTGDGLLAALLVLREMMKSEKTLADLASIFSPFPQLKKNLNVKQKLPLEEQTALQNALNSLNGRLGQRGRILLRYSGTEPKIRLLAEAEDPDLATNTMEELESLVHTHLPVTQSTPL, translated from the coding sequence ATGAAGTATTTTGGCACAGATGGCATTCGTGACCGGGTAACCGGTCCGCTGCTGGACCAGAAGTTTGTCTTCCGGTTGGGGCGGGCGGTCGGACGCTGGATGCGCCAATCCCCTGCTTCAGCCTCCTACCATGTTGCCATTGGCCGGGATACCCGTTCCTCGGGCGGATACCTGTTTCTTTCACTGGCGCGAGGGCTGGATGCCGAAAAAATCAAGATATTTGATGCGGGTGTGTGCCCGACTCCGGCCGTGGCCACAACGGTCCGCGACCTCAACTTGAATATGGGGATTGTCATCACAGCCTCACACAATCCCGCCACCGACAACGGGATCAAGCTGTTCGGGCCATCAGGATTTAAGCTGCGCGAAGAACAGGAGGAGGAAATTGAGGCCATTCTGGATTCAATCCCTGAAGCCAGCAGTGAGGATTTTGAATTCACGCCCGCAGTGCGCTATTACGAGGCTCGCAGGCATTACCTCGACCATTACGAGGACATCCTCCCAGACGGCGCCCTGATGGGGATCCGGATTGTCCTGGACTGTTCGAACGGGGCCACTTACCGGACTTCGGGCGAGTTGCTGGGGCGTTTCGGGGCGCAGGTCATTCCTTTTGGGTGTGAACCGACGGGTGATAATATCAATGCCGATGTTGGAAGCGAGAATCCGCAGGTGATCAGCAAGGCCACCGTCGAGCTGAATGCCCATCTGGGGATTTCCCACGATGGTGATGGTGACCGGGTGATCCTCTGTGATCATCTGGGCCGGGTAATCGACGGGGATGCGGTCCTTGCCATTCTTGGAAATGGATGGGCGGCCCGCAATGAATTGCCCGGAATGGCTGTTGTCGCCACAATCATGAGTAATCTCGGGCTGGACAAATGCCTGGCGGATGCCGGCGTCCGGCTTGAGCGGGTTGGCGTAGGTGACCGGCAGGTCTTTTACGCGATGCAGAAGGCGGGCTACGTCCTCGGCGGCGAAGCCAGCGGCCACTTTATTGCCATGAATCACTTGCCCACCGGAGACGGCTTGCTGGCAGCATTGCTGGTCCTACGGGAAATGATGAAGAGCGAGAAGACACTGGCCGATCTGGCCTCCATTTTCAGCCCGTTCCCACAATTGAAGAAAAACCTGAACGTGAAGCAGAAGCTACCGCTCGAGGAGCAAACCGCATTGCAGAACGCCCTCAACTCGCTCAATGGACGGCTCGGCCAGCGTGGGCGCATCCTGTTGCGCTACTCCGGGACAGAACCGAAGATCCGGTTACTGGCCGAGGCGGAAGATCCGGACCTTGCCACGAATACCATGGAGGAGCTTGAATCACTCGTTCACACACATCTTCCCGTCACTCAATCCACCCCCTTATGA
- a CDS encoding UDP-N-acetylglucosamine diphosphorylase, with protein sequence MKAQELFDWPDGLPFSEFFNLDAHPWEWLPKIQEALASFDFEAVEGRDDIPSGVDISGPVYIDPSVSLPAYCTIKGPAWIGPRVEIRPGAYIRGNVIVGAGSVLGNACEFKNCLLMERVETPHYNYVGDSILGNRAHLGAGAICANLRLARDEVVIKIDRERFLTGLRKVGAFLGDGAEAGCNSVLQPGTILGRNAAVISMPFNGYLPAGKIALPENRFRVLPRPEA encoded by the coding sequence ATGAAGGCACAAGAGCTTTTTGATTGGCCCGACGGCCTCCCGTTTTCGGAGTTTTTCAATCTCGATGCGCATCCGTGGGAATGGCTCCCAAAAATCCAGGAAGCGCTGGCCTCTTTTGATTTTGAAGCGGTCGAAGGACGCGACGATATCCCGTCCGGTGTGGATATAAGCGGACCGGTCTACATCGATCCCAGCGTATCCCTGCCGGCGTATTGCACAATCAAAGGGCCTGCCTGGATTGGGCCACGCGTGGAAATCCGTCCGGGAGCCTACATTCGGGGAAATGTCATTGTCGGGGCTGGTTCAGTCCTTGGGAATGCCTGCGAGTTTAAGAATTGCCTCCTGATGGAACGGGTCGAGACGCCTCACTACAATTACGTGGGCGACAGCATTCTCGGCAACCGCGCCCACCTCGGTGCGGGGGCGATCTGCGCCAACCTTCGCCTGGCACGTGATGAGGTCGTGATCAAGATTGACCGGGAACGTTTTTTAACCGGTTTGCGAAAAGTGGGCGCTTTTTTGGGGGATGGGGCCGAAGCCGGATGCAACAGCGTCCTGCAACCGGGAACTATTCTCGGGCGAAATGCAGCGGTCATCAGTATGCCCTTCAATGGCTATTTGCCGGCAGGGAAAATTGCCCTCCCGGAAAACCGGTTTCGCGTCCTCCCACGCCCGGAGGCCTGA
- a CDS encoding SET domain-containing protein, which produces MVKFPKLPSPVKQVNPFCEIRRSPIHGMGVFASRTIRKGTRIIEYVGELIDKEESNRRGLDLFEESKKTGGASVYIFDLNETHDLDGNKSYNDARLINHSCEPNAEMVNEDDQLWLFALREILPGEEITFDYGYDIEHFLDHPCRCGTDECVGFIVSREQWPKLKRTLRKRSGKKSTKTA; this is translated from the coding sequence ATGGTAAAGTTTCCAAAGCTACCAAGTCCGGTCAAACAGGTGAATCCATTTTGCGAAATTCGCCGCTCACCGATCCATGGAATGGGTGTTTTCGCGTCCCGAACCATTCGCAAGGGTACGCGGATCATCGAGTATGTTGGGGAACTCATCGACAAGGAGGAATCCAACCGGCGTGGCTTGGACCTTTTTGAAGAGTCGAAGAAGACCGGCGGGGCCTCTGTTTACATATTTGACCTGAACGAGACGCACGATTTGGACGGGAATAAGTCCTACAATGACGCCCGCCTGATCAATCACTCTTGCGAGCCCAATGCGGAGATGGTCAATGAGGACGACCAGCTCTGGCTCTTTGCCTTGCGCGAAATTCTTCCAGGCGAGGAGATCACCTTCGATTACGGTTATGATATTGAGCACTTCCTTGATCATCCTTGCCGTTGCGGGACGGATGAGTGTGTCGGCTTTATCGTGTCGAGGGAGCAATGGCCCAAATTGAAGCGGACCCTGCGGAAACGTAGTGGAAAGAAGAGTACAAAAACAGCATGA
- a CDS encoding NADP-dependent isocitrate dehydrogenase yields the protein MSEKTCITVARGDGIGPEIMEATLKVLEAAGARLSYEEIEIGEKQYLSGQTSGISPSDWKTLLKNRVFLKAPITTPLGSGYKSLNVTIRKSLRLFSNVRPCNAYAPYVTTNFPKIDMVIIRENEEDLYAGIEHQQTDEVVQTLKLVSRPGCEAICRYAMEYARAYGRRKVTCLTKSNIMKHTDGLFQRVFEEICKEPQYADIETEHRIIDIGAALVAAHPEDLDVIVTLNLYGDIVSDIAALVAGSVGLAGSANIGFDAAMFEAVHGSAPDIAGKDIANPSGLLNAATMMLVHLDQGDVAMKIRNAWLKTLEDGIHTVDIYKEETSKKKVGTQAFADAVIERLGQMPETFKPASFTNQGIHIELPDHPPKEKKLVGIDVFIDWEEADRDPNVIGDSLAKLSGDGLLLKLITNRGVKVYPDGLEETFCTDHWRCRFVGTAEDGTCTHSQISSLMLRVANAGFDFIKTEHLYTFNGERGYSLAQGE from the coding sequence ATGAGCGAAAAAACCTGTATTACAGTTGCCCGGGGCGATGGAATTGGCCCGGAAATCATGGAAGCCACCTTGAAGGTGCTTGAAGCCGCCGGCGCACGCCTTTCGTACGAGGAAATCGAGATTGGCGAAAAGCAGTACCTTTCCGGCCAGACTTCCGGGATCAGCCCGTCCGACTGGAAGACCTTGCTGAAAAACCGGGTTTTCCTGAAGGCTCCCATCACGACGCCGCTCGGTTCAGGCTACAAAAGCCTGAATGTGACTATCCGGAAGAGCCTGCGCCTCTTTTCCAATGTGCGTCCCTGTAATGCCTACGCACCGTACGTGACTACCAATTTTCCGAAGATCGACATGGTCATCATCCGCGAGAATGAGGAGGATCTTTACGCGGGAATTGAGCACCAGCAGACGGATGAAGTGGTGCAGACCCTCAAGCTCGTAAGTCGGCCGGGTTGTGAGGCGATCTGCCGCTATGCCATGGAATATGCCCGTGCCTATGGCCGCCGGAAGGTGACCTGCCTGACGAAGTCCAACATCATGAAGCACACCGATGGGCTCTTTCAGCGCGTCTTTGAGGAAATTTGTAAAGAGCCCCAGTACGCGGACATCGAGACCGAGCACCGGATCATCGATATCGGGGCCGCCCTTGTGGCTGCCCATCCGGAAGATCTTGACGTGATTGTCACGCTCAACCTCTACGGTGACATTGTGAGTGACATTGCCGCCCTCGTCGCGGGTTCCGTCGGTCTGGCCGGTTCCGCCAATATCGGATTTGATGCAGCCATGTTCGAGGCCGTGCATGGGTCCGCCCCGGATATTGCCGGAAAGGATATCGCGAACCCCTCGGGCCTACTGAATGCCGCCACCATGATGCTTGTCCATCTCGACCAAGGGGATGTGGCAATGAAGATTCGCAATGCCTGGTTAAAGACCCTTGAAGACGGCATTCACACCGTCGATATCTACAAGGAAGAGACTTCCAAGAAGAAGGTCGGGACCCAGGCTTTCGCCGACGCGGTCATCGAGCGACTTGGCCAGATGCCTGAAACCTTCAAGCCAGCCTCTTTTACGAATCAGGGAATCCATATCGAGTTGCCGGATCATCCCCCGAAGGAAAAGAAACTCGTTGGGATCGATGTCTTCATTGATTGGGAGGAAGCCGACCGTGATCCTAATGTCATCGGCGACAGCCTTGCCAAGCTCAGCGGCGACGGACTGCTTCTGAAGCTGATCACCAACCGTGGGGTGAAAGTGTATCCAGACGGGCTTGAGGAAACCTTCTGTACCGACCACTGGCGTTGCCGCTTTGTCGGAACCGCGGAAGACGGCACCTGCACCCATAGCCAGATCTCCAGTCTGATGCTTCGCGTGGCCAACGCCGGCTTTGATTTTATCAAGACCGAACACCTGTATACCTTCAACGGAGAACGCGGATACTCGCTTGCGCAGGGAGAGTAG
- a CDS encoding RluA family pseudouridine synthase, producing the protein MKAGREEDLSLTVPDDVRMARADRMLANLHPDLSRSRWQKLFQDGRVWMDDRVLRQKDKLRAGDAVQVSLPPIQPLELVPVDMDLDVLFEDENLLVLNKRAGVVVHPGAGTGSDTLVHGLLHHCKGSLHGIGGTERPGIVHRLDKETSGVMLVAKSEQAFHPLAEQFAERQVKKYYTALVARVPGAANGSIDQPIGRHAVHRTRMTCRADGRSALTDYSVIEAYGKAAALVRLQIHTGRTHQIRVHMKWLGHPILGDTLYGFRPALLPDTAKALDIPRVMLHATEIEFTHPVTNEIMRISTPLPEDFEDLQILLRKNYPVAESH; encoded by the coding sequence ATGAAAGCCGGGAGGGAAGAGGATTTGTCCCTCACGGTCCCTGACGATGTCAGGATGGCCCGGGCGGATAGGATGCTGGCAAATTTGCATCCCGACCTGAGCCGGTCCCGGTGGCAGAAACTTTTTCAGGATGGACGCGTCTGGATGGATGACCGGGTGCTTCGCCAGAAGGACAAGCTCCGTGCCGGTGATGCCGTGCAGGTGAGCCTTCCGCCTATTCAGCCCCTTGAGCTGGTTCCGGTGGATATGGATCTTGATGTGCTCTTCGAGGATGAGAACCTTCTCGTGCTTAACAAGCGCGCCGGTGTGGTTGTCCACCCCGGTGCAGGAACCGGATCCGATACCCTTGTGCACGGCTTGTTGCATCACTGTAAAGGCTCCCTGCACGGAATTGGCGGGACGGAACGCCCCGGAATCGTCCACCGCCTCGACAAGGAGACCAGCGGAGTAATGCTCGTCGCAAAGTCCGAGCAAGCCTTTCATCCACTTGCCGAGCAGTTTGCCGAGCGACAAGTGAAGAAATATTACACGGCCCTTGTCGCGCGGGTACCTGGCGCAGCCAATGGATCCATTGATCAGCCGATTGGCCGCCATGCTGTCCATCGGACCCGGATGACCTGTCGTGCCGACGGGAGGAGCGCCCTGACGGATTACTCCGTGATCGAGGCATATGGCAAGGCGGCAGCGCTTGTCCGCCTGCAGATCCATACGGGCCGGACTCACCAGATCCGTGTCCACATGAAATGGCTCGGACATCCGATACTGGGTGATACGCTCTACGGGTTTCGTCCAGCGCTTCTTCCAGACACGGCGAAGGCCCTCGATATCCCGCGGGTCATGCTGCACGCCACCGAGATTGAATTTACCCATCCCGTCACGAACGAAATCATGCGAATCTCCACACCCTTGCCGGAGGACTTTGAGGACCTGCAGATCTTGTTGCGCAAGAACTATCCAGTGGCTGAAAGCCATTGA